A genomic segment from Anaerolineales bacterium encodes:
- the amrB gene encoding AmmeMemoRadiSam system protein B has product MEDIRPSPIAGTWYPGDLKTLASSIDQYLRAADCAQIDGEIIGIITPHAGHRYSGPVAAHAFRCLEGLEPEVVAVLSPLHNPYPAKILTSAHTAYATPLGTIEIDAERMNQLEDDLLNSWGIEIQHVRHDQEHSLEIELPFAQRCFHHAFKLLPIMLRDQSEVTAKAVGTSLANTLRGASSIIIGSSDLSHFYSQQIAERLDEEILARIGRFDPSGVIAADEEGVGFACGRGAIAATLWASRELGADRAKIVYYATSGDATGDYHSVVGYGAAVIYRRAKPS; this is encoded by the coding sequence ATGGAAGATATTCGTCCCTCACCAATCGCCGGCACCTGGTATCCCGGCGACCTCAAGACCCTGGCCTCGTCGATCGATCAATACTTGCGTGCGGCCGATTGTGCGCAAATCGATGGCGAGATCATTGGCATCATCACTCCCCACGCAGGGCATCGCTATTCCGGCCCCGTGGCCGCGCATGCCTTTCGCTGCCTTGAAGGGCTGGAGCCGGAAGTTGTCGCTGTCCTTTCGCCGCTGCACAATCCCTACCCGGCAAAAATCCTAACATCCGCTCACACGGCTTACGCAACGCCGCTGGGAACGATCGAGATCGACGCCGAACGAATGAACCAGTTAGAAGATGATTTATTAAACAGTTGGGGTATCGAGATCCAGCACGTCCGTCATGATCAGGAACACTCGCTGGAAATCGAACTGCCCTTCGCACAAAGATGTTTTCACCACGCATTTAAATTGCTGCCCATCATGTTGCGCGATCAAAGTGAAGTCACGGCGAAGGCTGTTGGAACTTCACTGGCAAATACTCTCCGAGGTGCGTCCTCCATCATCATCGGCAGCAGCGATCTATCCCATTTTTATTCGCAGCAAATTGCAGAACGCCTCGACGAAGAAATCCTCGCTCGCATAGGGCGATTCGATCCCTCGGGAGTCATCGCCGCCGATGAAGAGGGCGTAGGATTTGCCTGCGGTCGCGGCGCCATCGCTGCAACGTTGTGGGCGTCCCGAGAACTCGGCGCCGATCGGGCTAAAATTGTTTACTACGCCACTTCCGGCGACGCGACGGGCGATTATCATTCGGTCGTTGGTTATGGCGCCGCGGTGATTTACCGCCGGGCAAAACCTTCCTGA